One Bacteroidales bacterium DNA window includes the following coding sequences:
- a CDS encoding potassium channel protein, with protein MNLSRNFNLILAILLLLLIGVVGISGFMMIEGYTMLEAAYMTTITVATVGFSEVRDLSDEGRLFTIILIILSIGIFAYSISTITSYVVEGRLRSLFEGTKKNNEVKKMKDQIIVVGYGRNGQQTVHDLLLLGKPVVVIEKDHETILSHQSTKVVFIEGDATEDEVLERAGIQKAEALITSLPIDADNLYVVLTARSLCPNLKIISRASHDYSEKKLKTAGASHVVMPEKVGGTFMASLVAKPDLAEFFHHLSIEGSEGVNLVEVVCSDLPDEFQGKTIHDLSIRRLTGANIVGFRTPEGQYIINPGGDTVMLPNAKLFVLGTPDQIEKVKKIIRERIN; from the coding sequence ATGAATCTCAGCCGGAATTTTAACCTGATTTTAGCCATTCTCCTGCTCCTGTTAATAGGCGTAGTTGGCATTTCAGGTTTTATGATGATTGAAGGGTATACGATGCTGGAAGCGGCCTACATGACTACCATCACTGTGGCCACGGTTGGATTTTCGGAAGTCCGTGATTTATCGGATGAAGGCCGGTTATTTACCATTATATTAATCATATTGAGCATTGGTATTTTCGCTTACTCCATATCCACCATAACCTCCTATGTTGTGGAGGGCAGATTAAGAAGCCTGTTTGAGGGCACAAAGAAAAATAATGAAGTCAAAAAGATGAAAGACCAGATCATAGTTGTGGGCTACGGCCGAAACGGGCAGCAGACTGTTCATGACCTACTGTTGCTTGGCAAACCGGTGGTTGTGATTGAAAAAGATCATGAAACCATCCTTTCCCATCAATCCACAAAAGTGGTTTTTATTGAAGGCGATGCCACTGAAGATGAGGTACTGGAAAGGGCAGGCATACAGAAGGCAGAGGCACTCATCACCTCTCTTCCCATCGATGCCGACAACCTTTATGTGGTGCTGACAGCACGTTCTCTTTGCCCTAATCTGAAGATCATCTCAAGGGCTTCGCATGATTATTCAGAGAAAAAGCTGAAAACAGCAGGAGCATCCCATGTGGTGATGCCTGAAAAAGTGGGAGGAACCTTTATGGCCAGCCTGGTTGCAAAACCCGACCTTGCCGAGTTCTTCCATCATCTTTCTATTGAAGGATCCGAAGGGGTTAACCTTGTGGAAGTAGTTTGCTCTGACCTCCCTGATGAATTCCAGGGTAAAACCATACACGATCTGAGCATCAGGCGGCTTACCGGCGCCAATATCGTGGGCTTCAGGACTCCGGAAGGGCAATACATCATTAATCCCGGTGGAGATACGGTAATGCTGCCCAATGCAAAATTGTTTGTCCTTGGAACCCCTGACCAGATTGAAAAAGTAAAGAAAATCATCCGGGAAAGAATTAACTGA
- a CDS encoding cytidine/deoxycytidylate deaminase family protein, giving the protein MTDSTTYIRPTWDEYFMEVAMTIAKRATCDRGRSGCVIARNKQILVTGYVGSPIGLPHCDDVGHLFKQVTHEDGSTTNHCVRTVHAEQNAICQAARLGISLLGSTLYCRMTPCRTCAMLIINCGIERVVCEFRYHNGTESEAMFREAGIQLDFVNDDVLKYEKQ; this is encoded by the coding sequence ATGACAGATTCAACAACTTATATAAGGCCAACCTGGGACGAATATTTCATGGAAGTAGCCATGACCATCGCCAAACGAGCCACCTGTGACCGTGGCAGAAGTGGCTGTGTGATTGCCCGAAATAAACAGATTTTGGTGACAGGGTACGTCGGTTCACCTATCGGACTTCCGCATTGCGATGATGTTGGACATTTATTCAAGCAGGTAACCCATGAGGATGGCAGCACCACCAATCATTGTGTAAGAACAGTGCATGCAGAACAGAATGCCATTTGCCAGGCAGCAAGGTTAGGTATTTCGTTACTGGGTTCCACTTTATATTGCAGGATGACTCCTTGCCGCACCTGTGCAATGCTTATCATCAATTGCGGGATCGAAAGGGTGGTTTGTGAATTCAGGTATCATAATGGAACAGAATCTGAAGCTATGTTCAGGGAGGCGGGCATTCAGCTGGATTTTGTGAATGATGATGTCCTCAAATACGAAAAGCAGTAA